The following coding sequences are from one Streptomyces sp. NBC_01294 window:
- a CDS encoding YceI family protein, with translation MGMFNRRSRTADVQDGAAAVATLAVDPALAALTGDYAIDAAHSSIGFTVRHAMVTNVRGSFAEHEGTLHLDGTDPARSTAVIDVKIPSITTGIADRDAHLRSGDFFDADAFPLMTFRSTEARQLGGDAYRLTGELTIKDVTRPLSIDLEFTGSATDVYGSERVGFEGSAEILRSDWGLTWNAALEAGGVMVSDKVKLTFDISAIKQA, from the coding sequence ATGGGTATGTTCAACCGCCGCAGCCGTACCGCCGACGTCCAGGACGGCGCCGCCGCCGTCGCCACGCTGGCCGTGGACCCGGCTCTCGCCGCCCTCACCGGCGACTACGCCATCGACGCCGCCCACAGCAGCATCGGCTTCACCGTCCGCCACGCCATGGTCACCAACGTCCGCGGCTCCTTCGCGGAGCACGAGGGCACCCTGCACCTGGACGGCACCGACCCGGCCCGCTCCACGGCCGTCATCGACGTCAAGATCCCCTCGATCACCACCGGCATCGCCGACCGCGACGCCCACCTGCGCAGCGGTGACTTCTTCGACGCCGACGCCTTCCCGCTGATGACCTTCCGGTCCACGGAAGCGCGTCAGCTCGGCGGCGACGCGTACCGCCTCACCGGCGAGCTGACGATCAAGGACGTCACCCGCCCGCTCTCCATCGACCTGGAGTTCACCGGTTCCGCCACGGACGTCTACGGCAGCGAGCGCGTGGGCTTCGAGGGCTCCGCCGAGATCCTGCGCTCCGACTGGGGCCTGACCTGGAACGCCGCGCTGGAGGCCGGCGGCGTGATGGTCAGCGACAAGGTGAAGCTGACCTTCGACATCTCGGCCATCAAGCAGGCCTGA
- a CDS encoding DUF742 domain-containing protein, with product MTTPGGHPYGGPQQPQGGHDQNRFNFPSAPSQPVPEQYPYQHQQPYGQPQMPPQPPPRAARQPAPKAHNPLVRPYAMTGGRTRPRYQLAIEALVSTTADPSRLQGQLPEHQRICRLCQEIKSVAEISALLSIPLGVARILVADLAEAGLVAIHQPGGDESAGGQPDVTLLERVLSGLRKL from the coding sequence GGCGGCCCGCAGCAGCCGCAGGGTGGGCACGACCAGAACCGCTTCAACTTCCCCTCCGCGCCGAGCCAGCCCGTGCCGGAGCAGTACCCCTACCAGCACCAGCAGCCGTACGGACAGCCCCAGATGCCTCCGCAGCCGCCTCCGCGCGCCGCACGGCAGCCGGCTCCGAAGGCCCACAACCCGCTGGTGCGTCCGTACGCGATGACCGGCGGCCGTACTCGGCCGCGCTACCAGCTCGCCATCGAGGCGCTGGTCAGTACCACGGCGGATCCGTCGCGCCTGCAAGGGCAGTTGCCCGAGCACCAGCGCATCTGCCGCCTGTGCCAGGAGATCAAATCCGTCGCGGAGATCTCGGCACTTCTCTCCATTCCTCTTGGTGTCGCCCGCATCCTCGTCGCCGACCTGGCGGAAGCGGGCCTTGTCGCCATTCACCAGCCCGGCGGCGACGAGTCTGCCGGCGGCCAGCCAGATGTGACACTGCTCGAAAGGGTGCTCAGTGGACTTCGCAAGCTCTAA
- a CDS encoding TetR/AcrR family transcriptional regulator: MVAGGVPVRAARKNAPPREDVLVAAMATIAERGLEGLTMAGLGREVGMSSGHLLYYFRSKDELLLQTLEWSEAELGSARRALLSRRGPVCERLQAYVDLYVPTQARDPHWTLWLEVWNRSQNAGPQERDRQAAIEGAWHRDLVALLAEGISRGEFRPVDAERMATRIRALLDGFSIQLAVGLPTMDREAILDHVREFLTDALTPRG, from the coding sequence ATGGTGGCGGGTGGAGTACCGGTGCGCGCGGCGCGGAAGAACGCGCCCCCGCGCGAGGACGTACTCGTCGCCGCCATGGCCACGATCGCCGAGCGCGGCCTGGAAGGCCTGACCATGGCCGGTCTGGGCCGCGAGGTCGGCATGAGCAGCGGCCACCTCCTCTACTACTTCCGCAGCAAGGACGAGCTCCTGCTGCAGACCCTGGAGTGGAGCGAGGCCGAGCTGGGCAGCGCGCGGCGGGCGCTGCTCTCCCGTCGCGGCCCGGTGTGCGAGCGCCTGCAGGCGTACGTCGACCTGTACGTGCCCACGCAGGCCCGCGACCCGCACTGGACGCTGTGGCTGGAGGTCTGGAACCGGTCCCAGAACGCCGGCCCCCAGGAGCGCGACCGGCAGGCGGCCATCGAGGGCGCCTGGCACCGCGACCTGGTGGCCCTGCTCGCCGAGGGCATCTCGCGCGGGGAGTTCCGCCCGGTCGACGCCGAGCGCATGGCGACCCGCATCCGGGCCCTGCTCGACGGCTTCAGCATCCAGCTGGCGGTGGGCCTGCCGACGATGGACCGCGAGGCCATCCTCGACCACGTCCGCGAGTTCCTCACCGACGCGCTCACCCCTCGGGGTTAA
- a CDS encoding acyl-CoA carboxylase subunit epsilon has product MTNATDTLLRVEKGNAEPEELAAITAILLARAAATPDAATVRTPRQAGWRRLERTPGFRAPHSWQG; this is encoded by the coding sequence ATGACCAACGCCACCGACACCCTGCTGCGCGTCGAAAAGGGCAACGCCGAGCCCGAGGAGCTGGCCGCGATCACCGCGATCCTGCTCGCCCGCGCCGCCGCCACCCCCGACGCGGCCACCGTCCGCACGCCCCGCCAGGCCGGCTGGCGCCGCCTGGAGCGCACCCCGGGCTTCCGCGCCCCGCACAGCTGGCAGGGCTGA
- a CDS encoding GTP-binding protein yields the protein MDFASSNGGAAPARSTTSAKIVVAGGFGVGKTTFVGAVSEINPLRTEAVMTSASAGIDDLTHTGDKTTTTVAMDFGRITLDQDLILYLFGTPGQDRFWFMWDDLVRGAIGAVVLVDTRRLADCFPAVDYFENSGLPFVVALNGFDGNQAYTPEEVREALQIGPDAPIITTDARHRADAKSALITLVEHALMARLR from the coding sequence GTGGACTTCGCAAGCTCTAACGGCGGAGCGGCTCCCGCTCGCTCCACCACCTCCGCGAAGATCGTGGTGGCGGGCGGCTTCGGCGTGGGCAAGACCACGTTCGTCGGCGCGGTCTCCGAGATCAACCCGCTGCGCACCGAAGCCGTCATGACCAGCGCCTCGGCCGGGATCGACGACCTCACCCACACCGGTGACAAGACGACCACCACCGTCGCGATGGACTTCGGCCGCATCACCCTGGACCAGGACCTGATCCTGTACCTCTTCGGTACACCGGGCCAGGACCGCTTCTGGTTCATGTGGGACGACCTCGTCCGCGGCGCCATCGGCGCCGTCGTACTCGTCGACACGCGCCGCCTCGCCGACTGCTTCCCCGCCGTCGACTACTTCGAGAACAGCGGCCTGCCGTTCGTCGTGGCCCTCAACGGGTTCGACGGGAACCAGGCGTACACGCCGGAGGAAGTCCGCGAGGCCCTGCAGATCGGCCCGGACGCCCCCATCATCACCACCGACGCCCGCCACCGCGCGGACGCCAAGAGCGCACTCATCACGCTCGTCGAGCACGCCCTCATGGCGCGCCTGCGGTAG
- a CDS encoding agmatine deiminase family protein → MTATQPAKPVDAGFRMPAEWTPHERTWMAWPSPNPTFTNAQELAEAREAWGAVARAVRAYEPVTLVVSPGDADSARGHVGDDVQLVEQELDDAWMRDIGPTFVTNDAGELAAVDWTFNGWGAQEWARWDHDSKIARHVSDVAGTRTYSTELVNEGGAIHVDGEGTVLLTDTVQLGEGRNPGWTRQQVEAEIHAHLGTTKAIWLPYGLAGDYGTYGTQGHVDIVAAFARPGVVMVHTQPDPAHPDHERCKTIAAILRASTDARGRQLEVVEIPAPTVLEEDGEWVDYSYINHYLCNGGVVLCSFDDPRDEEAAEIFRGLFPERTVTLVDARTIFAGGGGIHCITQQQPKV, encoded by the coding sequence ATGACTGCCACACAGCCCGCCAAGCCGGTCGACGCCGGCTTCCGGATGCCCGCCGAGTGGACGCCCCACGAGCGCACCTGGATGGCCTGGCCCAGCCCCAATCCGACCTTCACCAACGCGCAGGAGCTCGCCGAGGCCCGCGAGGCCTGGGGCGCCGTCGCCCGCGCGGTGCGTGCGTACGAGCCGGTGACCCTCGTGGTCTCGCCCGGCGACGCTGACAGCGCCCGCGGACACGTCGGCGACGACGTACAGCTCGTCGAGCAGGAGCTCGACGACGCCTGGATGCGCGACATCGGCCCGACCTTCGTCACCAACGACGCCGGCGAGCTCGCGGCCGTCGACTGGACCTTCAACGGCTGGGGCGCCCAGGAGTGGGCCCGCTGGGACCACGACTCGAAGATCGCCCGGCACGTCTCGGACGTGGCCGGCACCCGTACGTACAGCACCGAGCTCGTCAACGAGGGCGGCGCCATCCACGTCGACGGCGAGGGCACCGTGCTCCTCACCGACACCGTGCAGCTGGGCGAGGGCCGCAACCCCGGCTGGACCCGCCAGCAGGTCGAGGCCGAGATCCACGCCCACCTCGGCACCACCAAGGCGATCTGGCTGCCGTACGGCCTGGCCGGCGACTACGGCACCTACGGCACCCAGGGTCACGTCGACATCGTCGCCGCCTTCGCCCGCCCCGGCGTCGTCATGGTGCACACCCAGCCCGACCCGGCCCACCCGGACCACGAGCGCTGCAAGACGATCGCGGCCATCCTGCGCGCGTCCACGGACGCCCGGGGCCGGCAGCTGGAGGTCGTGGAGATCCCGGCGCCGACCGTGCTGGAGGAGGACGGGGAGTGGGTGGACTACTCCTACATCAACCACTACCTGTGCAACGGCGGCGTGGTGCTGTGCTCCTTCGACGACCCGCGCGACGAGGAGGCCGCAGAGATCTTCCGCGGACTGTTCCCCGAGCGGACCGTGACACTCGTTGACGCACGTACGATTTTCGCCGGGGGTGGCGGTATCCACTGCATCACCCAGCAGCAGCCGAAGGTCTGA
- a CDS encoding acyl-CoA carboxylase subunit beta, with translation MTVVDQTPSEPTDARGRVAELHSLREQARRGPSDRATETQHAKGKLTARERIALLLDEGSFKEVEQLRRHRATGFGLEAKKPYTDGVITGWGTVEGRTVFVYAHDFRIFGGALGEAHATKIHKIMDMAIAAGAPLVSLNDGAGARIQEGVSALAGYGGIFQRNTKASGVIPQISVMLGPCAGGAAYSPALTDFVFMVRDTSQMFITGPDVVRAVTGEEITQNGLGGADVHAETSGVAHFAYDDEETCISEVRYLISMLPSNNRENPPVHETSDPADRRSEVLLDLVPADGNRPYDMLKVIEELVDEGDVLEIHERWARNIICALGRMNGQVVGIVANQPGHLAGVLDIHASEKAARFVQLCDAFNIPIITLLDVPGFLPGVDQEHGGIIRHGAKLLYAYCNATVPRISLILRKAYGGAYIVMDSQSIGADITYAWPTNEIAVMGAEGAANVIFRKQIADAEDPEAMRVRMVKEYKAELMHPYYAAERGLVDDVIDPAETREVLVSALAMLRNKHADLPSRKHGNPPQ, from the coding sequence ATGACCGTTGTGGACCAGACCCCGAGCGAGCCGACGGACGCCCGCGGGCGCGTGGCCGAGCTGCACTCCCTGCGTGAGCAGGCGCGGCGCGGCCCCAGTGACCGGGCGACCGAGACCCAGCACGCGAAGGGCAAGCTGACCGCCCGTGAGCGCATCGCGCTGCTGCTCGACGAGGGTTCGTTCAAGGAGGTCGAGCAGCTGCGCCGGCACCGGGCGACCGGGTTCGGCCTGGAGGCGAAGAAGCCGTACACCGACGGTGTCATCACCGGCTGGGGCACGGTCGAGGGCCGCACGGTCTTCGTCTACGCACACGATTTCCGGATCTTCGGCGGTGCGCTGGGCGAGGCCCACGCGACGAAGATCCACAAGATCATGGACATGGCCATCGCGGCCGGTGCCCCGCTGGTCTCCCTGAACGACGGCGCCGGCGCCCGTATCCAGGAGGGCGTCTCCGCCCTCGCCGGTTACGGCGGCATCTTCCAGCGCAACACGAAGGCGTCGGGCGTCATCCCGCAGATCTCGGTCATGCTGGGCCCGTGCGCGGGCGGCGCGGCGTACTCGCCGGCCCTGACGGACTTCGTGTTCATGGTCCGCGACACCTCGCAGATGTTCATCACCGGCCCGGACGTGGTCCGCGCGGTGACCGGCGAGGAGATCACCCAGAACGGGCTCGGCGGCGCGGACGTGCACGCCGAGACCTCGGGCGTGGCGCACTTCGCGTACGACGACGAGGAGACCTGCATCTCCGAGGTTCGCTACCTCATCTCGATGCTGCCCTCGAACAACCGTGAGAACCCGCCGGTCCACGAGACGAGCGACCCCGCGGACCGCCGCAGCGAGGTCCTCCTCGACCTGGTGCCCGCCGACGGCAACCGCCCCTACGACATGCTCAAGGTCATCGAGGAGCTCGTCGACGAGGGCGACGTCCTGGAGATCCACGAGCGCTGGGCCCGCAACATCATCTGCGCCCTGGGCCGGATGAACGGACAGGTCGTCGGCATCGTCGCCAACCAGCCCGGCCACCTCGCCGGCGTCCTGGACATCCACGCCTCCGAGAAGGCCGCGCGCTTCGTCCAGCTCTGCGACGCCTTCAACATCCCGATCATCACGCTGCTGGACGTCCCCGGCTTCCTGCCGGGCGTCGACCAGGAGCACGGCGGCATCATCCGCCACGGCGCCAAGCTGCTCTACGCCTACTGCAACGCCACCGTCCCGCGGATCTCCCTGATCCTGCGCAAGGCCTACGGCGGCGCCTACATCGTCATGGACTCCCAGTCCATCGGCGCCGACATCACCTACGCCTGGCCCACCAACGAGATCGCCGTCATGGGCGCCGAAGGCGCGGCCAACGTCATCTTCCGCAAGCAGATCGCGGACGCCGAGGACCCCGAGGCCATGCGCGTCCGCATGGTCAAGGAGTACAAGGCCGAACTGATGCACCCGTACTACGCGGCCGAGCGCGGCCTCGTCGACGACGTCATCGACCCCGCCGAGACCCGCGAGGTGCTCGTCAGCGCCCTCGCGATGCTTCGCAACAAGCACGCCGATCTGCCGTCGCGCAAGCACGGCAACCCGCCGCAGTAA
- the cimA gene encoding citramalate synthase, whose amino-acid sequence MTTTPEAAAAVLDDSFHVFDTTLRDGAQREGINLTVADKLTIARHLDDFGVGFIEGGWPGANPRDTEFFARARAEIAFKNAQLVAFGATRRAGGSAAQDPQVRALLESGAPVITLVAKSHDRHVELALRTTLDENLEMVRDTVSHLVGQGRRVFVDCEHFFDGYRANAEYAKSVVRTAHEAGADVVILCDTNGGMLPAQITATVATVLADTGARLGIHAQDDTGCAVANTLAAVDAGATHVQCTANGYGERVGNANLFPVVAALEIKYGRKVLPDGALAEMTRISHAIAEVVNLTPSTHQPYVGVSAFAHKAGLHASAIKVDPDLYQHIDPERVGNTMRMLVSDMAGRASIELKGKELGVELGDDRALISRVVERVKERELQGYTYEAADASFELLLRAEAEGRARKYFRIESWRAIVEDRPDGTHANEATVKLWAKGERIVATAEGNGPVNALDRALRVALERFYPQLAKFELVDYKVRILEGTHGTASTTRVLVATTDGVREWSTVGVAPNVIAASWQALEDAFTYGLLHAGVEPAE is encoded by the coding sequence ATGACGACGACACCAGAGGCGGCAGCAGCGGTCCTCGACGACAGCTTCCACGTCTTCGACACCACCCTGCGCGACGGCGCCCAGCGTGAGGGCATCAACCTCACGGTCGCCGACAAGCTGACGATCGCCCGGCATCTGGACGACTTCGGAGTGGGCTTCATCGAGGGCGGCTGGCCGGGCGCCAACCCCCGTGACACCGAGTTCTTCGCCCGCGCCCGCGCGGAGATCGCCTTCAAGAACGCCCAGCTGGTCGCCTTCGGCGCGACCCGGCGCGCGGGCGGCTCGGCCGCCCAGGACCCGCAGGTGCGGGCCCTGCTGGAATCCGGCGCCCCGGTGATCACGCTCGTCGCCAAGTCGCACGACCGCCACGTCGAGCTCGCCTTGCGCACCACCCTGGACGAGAACCTGGAGATGGTCCGCGACACCGTCTCCCACCTGGTCGGCCAGGGCCGTCGCGTCTTCGTCGACTGCGAGCACTTCTTCGACGGCTACCGCGCCAACGCCGAGTACGCGAAGTCCGTCGTGCGCACCGCCCACGAGGCCGGCGCCGACGTCGTCATCCTCTGCGACACCAACGGCGGGATGCTGCCCGCGCAGATCACGGCGACCGTCGCGACCGTCCTCGCCGACACGGGCGCCCGCCTGGGCATCCACGCCCAGGACGACACCGGCTGCGCCGTCGCCAACACCCTCGCCGCGGTGGACGCGGGCGCCACCCACGTCCAGTGCACGGCGAACGGCTACGGCGAGCGCGTCGGCAACGCCAACCTCTTCCCCGTCGTCGCCGCCCTGGAGATCAAGTACGGGCGCAAGGTGCTCCCCGACGGCGCGCTCGCCGAGATGACCCGGATCTCGCACGCGATCGCCGAGGTCGTCAACCTCACGCCCTCCACGCACCAGCCGTACGTGGGCGTCTCCGCCTTCGCGCACAAAGCGGGCCTGCACGCCTCGGCGATCAAGGTCGACCCGGACCTCTACCAGCACATCGACCCCGAGCGGGTCGGCAACACCATGCGGATGCTGGTCTCCGACATGGCCGGCCGCGCCTCCATCGAGCTCAAGGGCAAGGAGCTCGGCGTCGAGCTGGGCGACGACCGTGCGCTGATCTCCCGGGTCGTGGAGCGGGTCAAGGAGCGGGAGCTCCAGGGCTACACGTACGAGGCGGCCGACGCCTCCTTCGAGCTGCTGCTGCGCGCCGAGGCCGAGGGCCGGGCCCGCAAGTACTTCCGGATCGAGTCGTGGCGGGCGATCGTCGAGGACCGCCCGGACGGCACCCACGCCAACGAGGCCACGGTCAAGCTGTGGGCCAAGGGCGAGCGGATCGTCGCGACGGCCGAGGGCAACGGCCCGGTCAACGCGCTGGACCGGGCGCTGCGGGTGGCGCTGGAGCGGTTCTACCCCCAGCTGGCCAAGTTCGAGCTGGTCGACTACAAGGTCCGCATCCTCGAAGGTACGCACGGCACGGCGTCCACGACCCGCGTGCTGGTCGCCACGACGGACGGCGTCCGCGAGTGGTCCACGGTCGGCGTCGCCCCGAACGTGATCGCGGCGTCCTGGCAGGCCCTGGAGGACGCGTTCACGTACGGCCTGCTGCACGCGGGCGTCGAACCGGCCGAGTAG